One region of Gloeocapsopsis sp. IPPAS B-1203 genomic DNA includes:
- a CDS encoding alpha-ketoacid dehydrogenase subunit beta, whose product MAETLFFNALRAAIDEEMARDATVFVLGEDVGHYGGSYKVTKDLYKKYGELRLLDTPIAENSFTGMAVGAAMTGLRPIVEGMNMGFLLLAFNQIANNAGMLRYTSGGNFKIPMVIRGPGGVGRQLGAEHSQRLEAYFQAVPGLKIVACSTPYNAKGLLKSAIRDENPVLFFEHVLLYNLKEDLPETEYLLPLDKAEVVRQGKDVTILTYSRMRHHVLQAVKTLEKNGFDPEVIDLISLKPLDFDTIGDSIRKTHRVIIVEECMRTGGIGAELVASINDRLFDELDAPVLRLSSQDIPTPYNGALERLTIVQPEQIIEAVEKMVALRI is encoded by the coding sequence ATGGCAGAAACACTCTTTTTTAATGCGCTACGTGCCGCCATTGATGAAGAAATGGCACGCGATGCTACTGTATTTGTTCTTGGTGAAGACGTCGGACATTATGGCGGTTCGTATAAAGTGACGAAAGACCTTTACAAAAAGTATGGCGAACTGCGATTACTCGACACGCCCATTGCCGAAAATAGTTTTACTGGAATGGCTGTAGGAGCCGCAATGACCGGATTGCGACCGATTGTTGAAGGTATGAATATGGGGTTTCTACTCCTTGCTTTTAACCAAATTGCAAACAATGCCGGAATGCTGCGCTATACTTCTGGCGGTAACTTCAAAATTCCGATGGTAATTCGCGGTCCTGGCGGTGTGGGTAGACAACTCGGTGCAGAACACTCACAAAGGCTAGAGGCTTATTTTCAGGCAGTTCCAGGGCTAAAAATTGTTGCCTGCTCCACTCCTTATAACGCTAAGGGATTACTCAAATCAGCAATTCGCGATGAGAATCCAGTATTATTTTTTGAACACGTACTGCTGTACAACTTAAAAGAAGATTTACCAGAAACTGAATATTTGTTGCCTTTAGATAAAGCCGAAGTCGTTCGTCAAGGGAAAGATGTGACAATTTTGACGTACTCGCGGATGCGTCATCATGTGCTCCAAGCGGTAAAAACTTTAGAAAAGAATGGTTTTGACCCTGAAGTCATCGATTTAATTTCACTCAAACCTTTAGATTTTGATACGATTGGTGACTCGATTCGGAAAACACATCGTGTCATTATTGTGGAAGAGTGTATGCGCACAGGAGGTATTGGTGCTGAACTGGTTGCCTCAATTAACGATCGCCTCTTCGACGAACTCGATGCACCTGTATTGCGCTTGTCTTCCCAAGATATTCCCACACCATACAACGGGGCTTTAGAGCGATTGA